The following are encoded in a window of Amaranthus tricolor cultivar Red isolate AtriRed21 chromosome 2, ASM2621246v1, whole genome shotgun sequence genomic DNA:
- the LOC130804191 gene encoding ribonucleoside-diphosphate reductase small chain A encodes MGSLENERETQIQDGIVKEEVEEPILMEQSDRFCMLPVRYNRLWEMYKKAEASFWTAEEVDLSSDVQQWDQLSDSEKHFITHVLAFFAASDGIVLENLAARFLNDVKVAEARAFYGFQIAMENIHSEMYSLLLETYIRDSKEKNHLFNAIETIPCIKKKANWALNWIQSSNSFAERLVAFACIEGIFFSGSFCAIFWLKKRGLMPGLTFSNELISRDEGLHCDFACLLYSLLQKKLQPETVDKIVHESVEIETEFVCEALPCDLIGMNAVLMRQYIKFVADRLLVALGNRKKYNVENPFDWMEFISLTGKTNFFERRVGDYQKASVMSNLKDGNKNYVFNLDEDF; translated from the exons ATGGGTTCTTTGGAAAATGAAAGGGAAACTCAAATACAGGATGGAATTGTGAAGGAAGAAGTAGAAGAACCCATTTTAATGGAACAATCTGACAGGTTTTGTATGCTCCCTGTTCGTTACAATCGACTTTGGGAGATGTATAAGAAGGCTGAGGCTAGTTTCTGGACTG CCGAGGAGGTTGATCTCTCATCCGATGTGCAGCAGTGGGACCAGCTATCAGATTCCGAGAAACATTTTATCACTCATGTACTCGCCTTTTTCGCAGCGTCTGATGGGATTGTTTTGGAGAACCTCGCTGCGAGATTTTTAAATGATGTGAAAGTTGCAGAG GCTCGAGCGTTTTATGGATTTCAAATCGCAATGGAGAATATACATTCTG AGATGTACAGTTTGTTGCTGGAGACATATATTCGGGACTCGAAAGAAAAAAACCATTTGTTTAATGCCATTGAGACAATTCCATGTATTAAAAAGAAGGCAAACTGGGCATTAAATTGGATTCAGAG TTCAAATTCGTTTGCGGAAAGACTTGTTGCATTCGCTTGTATTGAAGGGATCTTCTTTTCAGGAAG CTTTTGCGCCatattttggcttaaaaagaGAGGCTTGATGCCTGGTTTGACGTTTTCGAATGAGCTCATTTCAAGGGATGAAGGTCTGCACTGTGACTTCGCTTGTCTTCTGTACAG TCTGTTGCAAAAAAAGTTACAGCCGGAGACAGTCGATAAAATTGTGCATGAATCTGTTGAAATTGAAACAGAGTTCGTATGTGAAGCTCTCCCGTGTGATTTGATTGGCATGAACGCAGTACTTATGAGGCAGTACATAAAATTTGTTGCTGATCGTCTTCTG GTTGCGTTGGGGAACCGAAAGAAGTACAACGTAGAAAATCCTTTCGATTGGATGGAGTTCATATCCTTAAC GGGTAAGACAAACTTCTTCGAAAGACGGGTTGGCGACTATCAAAAGGCGTCTGTCATGTCTAATTTGAAGGACGGTAACAAGAACTATGTCTTCAACCTGGATGAGGATTTTTAG
- the LOC130804181 gene encoding DUF21 domain-containing protein At4g14240-like, with translation MQVVNAVALARFAFRNTAERLGSELEFGTPWWFIYAGICCFLVLFAGLMSGLTLGLMSLSLVDLEILKRSGTPSEQKQAALILPVVQKQHQLLVTLLLCNAAAMEALPIYLDKMFNQYVAIILSVTLVLGFGEVIPQSICTRYGLAVGANFVWLVRILMIVCYPISYPIGKMLDCLLGHNEALFRRAQLKALVSIHSQEAGKGGELTHDETTIISGALDLTEKTAQEAMTPIESTFSLDVDSKLDWEAMGKILARGHSRVPVYSGNPKNIIGLLLVKTLLTVRPETETPVSAVSIRRIPRVPADMPLYDILNEFQKGHSHMAAVVKGKKKSIADLRVIDVEKSNQSKVTDFKSDLVAPLLSKKNDNSESIIDIEKISKDKQNLPQDNALSNSTPYTVEDIEEGEVIGIITLEDVFEELLQEEIVDETDEFVDVHKRIRVAAVAAASSVARAPSYRRLTSQKNLIQGSQNRQGQSAKKLSEDNSASTN, from the exons ATGCAGGTGGTAAATGCTGTAGCTCTAGCTCGTTTTGCATTCAGAAACACTGCAGAAAGATTAGGATCCGAACTTGAATTTGGGACACCATGGTGGTTCATCTATGCTGGAATCTGCTGTTTTCTAGTTCTTTTTGCTGGTCTTATGTCTGGTTTAACTCTCGGATTGATGTCTCTTAGTCTTGTTGATTTAGAGATTCTTAAGCGTAGTGGAACTCCTTCTGAACAAAAGCAAGCTG CTCTTATCCTTCCTGTTGTTCAAAAGCAGCACCAACTTCTTGTGACATTGCTTCTTTGTAATGCAGCGGCCATGGAG GCACTTCCTATATACCTGGACAAGATGTTTAATCAGTATGTGGCTATTATTCTCTCGGTAACATTGGTTCTAGGTTTTGGAGAG GTTATTCCTCAATCTATATGCACTAGATATGGACTTGCTGTTGGTGCAAATTTTGTATGGCTAGTGCGCATATTGATGATTGTTTGCTATCCAATTTCTTATCCAATTGGAAAG ATGTTGGACTGCTTACTAGGACATAATGAAGCACTTTTTAGGAGAGCTCAATTAAAAGCACTAGTGTCCATCCACAGCCAAGAG GCTGGAAAGGGTGGTGAACTTACTCATGACGAGACAACCATTATCAGTGGAGCGCTAGATTTGACAGAGAAG ACTGCTCAGGAGGCAATGACACCCATTGAGTCAACCTTTTCCTTGGATGTCGATTCTAAGTTGGACTG GGAAGCGATGGGAAAGATCCTAGCTCGTGGGCATAGCCGAGTACCTGTCTATTCTGGGAATCCAAAAAACATTATTGGACTTCTTTTG GTTAAAACTCTGCTGACAGTACGGCCTGAAACAGAGACTCCTGTAAGTGCAGTTTCCATCCGAAGAATTCCAAG GGTTCCTGCAGACATGCCTTTGTATGACATATTGAATGAATTCCAGAAAGGTCACAGTCATATGGCAGCGGTGGTGAAAGGGAAAAAGAAGAGTATTGCTGATTTACGTGTTATTGATGTTGAAAAATCTAATCAGTCTAAAGTCACAGACTTCAAGTCTGATTTAGTTGCTCCTTTACTATCCAAGAAAAATGACAATTCTGAGAGTATAATAGACATTGAGAAAATCTCAAAAGACAAGCAGAATTTACCACAGGACAATGCATTATCAAATTCTACGCCTTACACCGTAGAGGATATTGAAGAGGGGGAAGTTATCGGCATTATCACCCTTGAAGATGTGTTTGAAGAACTTTTGCAG GAGGAGATAGTAGATGAAACAGATGAATTTGTTGATGTTCATAAACG GATACGTGTCGCTGCAGTTGCAGCTGCTTCTTCCGTTGCACGAGCTCCATCTTATCGGAGGTTAACCAGCCAAAAGAATTTG ATTCAAGGAAGCCAAAATAGGCAAGGACAAAGTGCAAAGAAGCTCAGTGAAGATAATTCAGCTTCAACAAATTGA